The genome window AAATAAAAACAGAACCTCCCCCCAAAAAAGGTTCTCTATATTCCTTAAAATCAGGAACTAAAGGAGCGATAAATTTGATAGCTTTACTTTTACCGCCGGGGTATCTTAAAGGACTTTTAATCATTTAATATTCCTCCAATTTTCACGATAAAATTATTTATATTTGCTTCTTGAAATAATGTATTAATAATATTAATTTGTTTACTAGATAATTTATTTTGGCAGATAAATTTATTAACCTCTTCTATATTATTTTTGGCAGAATCAATTAAACCAAATAATTTGTCAGAGGATAAATTTAAAACAGGAATTTTGTCGATGAACTTATTATCTAATTGTGTATTTTCAAGATTGCTATACAAAATCATCTTTAATAATCCATCTTTAATATCGCTGAGGCTAGGTAATTTAGAATTTTTACTATGTTTGGACTCAATTAAATATAACTCATTATCAATTATAATTACTTCATCCACCGTAAAAAAGTATAATCCGCCCAAATAATTTTTAATAGTAATAGTTGCTTTTGATAAAGTGCCTAAGAATTCCTTTGGTTGAATTGTTTGTGTTTCTCTTACTTGTGCTAAACGAGATTTTACTCTGGAAGTTTCCATAAAATTGTTTAACCCTTTGAAGATAGTTTCTTGAAATTTATTAATTCCTTTTTCATCATGTAATTGAACACTTAATTTATCACTAATATTTCCATAAGATGTTTTAACTTGACTTATTAAATTGGGTAAAGACTCTCTGATTTCTTTTAAATTCCAGTGCAATGCTGAACTATAATAATTCTTAATTTCATCTATTTTTTGGTTAATATAATCACTATTAAATTTTTGATTTGTAATTTTATCTTGTCTCGTTTTGTGCTTGGTGGCACTATCATAGTATCCTAAAATAACATAAACATCTAATAAACTCATTAAAGATACTGTATCCCACTGAATAAAATCTCGATCCCCGTTTATGCCTTCATCTTTAATAATAGGAATAACACTAATTTTTTTTGAAGATGACAAGATATTATACACCCTTTCATAAGGATAAGATCGAGTTCTTTTTGGCGATACCCATTTACAAATTCCAAAACTTAGATTACGTTCAGAATAGCTTAGTAAACAGGTGGAAGATATTAAATTTATATCAAAATCAGAATTATTTATGATTTTAAGTTCAGAAGGAAAATTTTTTTGATATTTTATCCCAGTAATTTCTGCAAATATATCCATAAAAGAAATAATAAATATTAAATTTATAATGGTATCTTAATACTTTCTTAGTATTTGATATTTTTTCAAGATTCACCGTGTTTATCTTCTAAGGGTGGAGGGCGCTTTTTGGTGTATTTCAATAAATATTTTAATCAGGAATTGTTGACAATTATCATGATATGGCAAGACTCATACTCAACATCTTCGCAGATTGAGTGCAATACTTAACCTCTGGTTCAATGCCAATAATAATTAAAATATCCTATAAACTTTGACATAAATAAGGATATAAATAACTGTTTTTAAGGACATTTTCTAAAATCAAAAGATGATTATTTAATGTTTTATACAAATCTCTTCGAGATTGACCACATCTTAGTTCAATTTATTGAACGGGATACTATAAGCCGTGTAATTCATTACATGGTGGGTAAAGTGCGAAGATGTAATCTTCTTGTAACTAATTCTCTAAACTTGATCTAAACAAAATTTGTTCAATTTAAAAACTAGCGCCCGAAAAGATTGCAGTATGAGACAGTTATGAGCTATAATGTTTGTTTGTGACGAAAAACGAAAACTAGCCTCTCCGAGATACTGAGGATTAAAACTCCTTAAGTCGACAGAGTGTCAAGGCTCAAAACTACATCCCTAAGTGGATTAGTCAGTTTAAGTAATGTCTGTTTGATCACAGTGCTGAGTCAAATTAAGTATATAGATTTGACTCAGCATTGAGTTGCAGATAGTTACATCACAGTGAGAGATAATCTTTCCTGTGAACAAAATCAAACCTGTAGTTTAGTAATTTAGAGGGATAAATCCCGTGAGCTTAGGTGTACTTGGTACAAAACTAGGCATGACCACAATCTTCGACCAAGAAACAGGAAAAGCTATTCCTGTCACAGTTGTTCAAGCCGGTCCATGTCGAGTTACTCAAATCAAAACTAAAGAAAAAGACGGTTATGTTGCCTTACAGATCGGCTACGACGAGTTACCAGATCGCACCAGAACCTTAAATACCAAAGAACCGAAAGAAGTTAATAAATATTTAAGTAGTGGTGAATACGGTCACTTGGCAACCAAAGGACTTCCAGCCCTTCGTCACCTCAAAGAATATCATGTCGATGATGTTAGCACCTACGAAATAGGTCAAACTATCGGAGCTGATTTATTCAATGAAGGCGATATTGTGGATGTCGGTGGTAAAACCATCGGTAGAGGATTCTCTGGTTATCAAAAGCGTCATAACTTCAAAAGAGGTAACATGACCCACGGTTCTAAAAACCATCGTCTGCCCGGTTCGACGGGCGCTGGGACAACTCCCGGGCGCACCTACCCCGGTAAAAGAATGGCTGGTCGTTATGGCAACACGAACGTAAAAATTCGTAAATTAACCGTAGTAAAAGTAGATGCCGAGCGCAACTTACTTTTAATTAAAGGAGCAATACCCGGTAAAACCGGCAATTTAGTTAGTATTACCCCCGCCACCATTGTCGGGCAACAGTAAATTAACACACAGTTACAAAAAATATCACATTAAAAATTATGGTTAATTGTGTAGTCAAAAATTGGCAAGGTGAGC of Cyanobacterium sp. T60_A2020_053 contains these proteins:
- a CDS encoding 50S ribosomal protein L3; this encodes MSLGVLGTKLGMTTIFDQETGKAIPVTVVQAGPCRVTQIKTKEKDGYVALQIGYDELPDRTRTLNTKEPKEVNKYLSSGEYGHLATKGLPALRHLKEYHVDDVSTYEIGQTIGADLFNEGDIVDVGGKTIGRGFSGYQKRHNFKRGNMTHGSKNHRLPGSTGAGTTPGRTYPGKRMAGRYGNTNVKIRKLTVVKVDAERNLLLIKGAIPGKTGNLVSITPATIVGQQ